One window from the genome of Crassostrea angulata isolate pt1a10 chromosome 2, ASM2561291v2, whole genome shotgun sequence encodes:
- the LOC128173774 gene encoding receptor-type tyrosine-protein phosphatase epsilon-like — protein MSADDQHTAEWRVDLGNVFSISHINIYYITDNQPMPTVFARRMAGFYLYVSNTTSKDTGHLCFHEKQTKQEMIIEDISINCSVSGRYVIYYNERRENITYPVFYSKYAYNELCEVEVYGCNVSIHNEEIGKNRCAKNCQEGRCDINTGHCLKCILGYQEPLCDQACKDNDCTDPCDTDCVNQSCHQRTGNCFSKINITNKSILTTSDTEKIGPSIIFIACGIVAAVIIIIIAIVAIVLYKRTKTTRGEQEETKRRKEKKTESTTKNTFPNSRLYSSHTRVNNDIEDSLAQPEFSKSLSTHGEDTKNFSQSIDLSGEDVDIGEKIHDENPYGDLYINEKPIPDIAVDNLGNVIEENSRNEDDCFKKNYSTLLYGERYPCEIGKLPENITKNRFKTTFPCPTQNTVGDFWLMVWQEHVEQIVMLTNLMEGPKSKCFQYWPDLEETMVCDMFTLHTDTERHYACYSIRKLRLTYNEEQNESRTITQYHYTAWPDHGTPDPLCLLMFHNHVTRTKLGQLKVPTLVHCSAGIGRTGTFIAIDALYEEGQQKSKINIAEYVRKMREKRMNMVQTYEQYKTIFLTLHEMFKAPVDVHTRNDYLKSQSAKSNYPAYVSSLREEFQRLLSIRHQYSENDFKMALQYKSLSTSILPLDKYVVFLPSSVPKRGNYINAIFLPSLTCQNAFIATHYPTTGDSVDFIRLITDYESKVVVCMDPLCHVEFANEWLPTATESKTVSPYTIKQQQELPTGFKCRKLEISKEKSSDEVWVVEIIDPNSILSQDNPQTTSQILGLVSFVQNVKADNPVIVVSRDGAALCGVFCAVYNLIQQLTMDEEIDVFSVVRLLQTRRPELCSTLDDYTMVHDALMRFLDKNK, from the exons ATGTCAGCAGATGATCAACATACAGCTGAGTGGAGAGTGGACCTGGGGAATGTGTTCAGCATCAGCCATATCAACATCTACTATATAACTGATAATCAGCCAA tgCCAACGGTATTTGCTAGAAGGATGGCTGGATTTTATTTGTACGTTTCCAACACAACTTCAAAGGACACCGGACATCTCTGTTTTCATGAAAAGCAAACAAAACAAGAAATGATAATTGAGGACATAAGCATCAACTGTTCTGTGTCCGGACGCTACGTCATCTACTACAATGAACGTAGAGAGAATATCACATATCCTGTTTTCTACTCAAAGTATGCCTACAACGAACTGTGTGAAGTGGAGGTTTATG GCTGCAATGTGTCAATACACAACGAAGAGATCGGCAAAAATAGATGTGCAAAAAACTGTCAGGAGGGACGATGTGACATTAACACAGGTCACTGCCTCAAATGTATTCTCGGATATCAGGAACCACTTTGTGACCAGG CTTGTAAAGACAATGACTGCACAGATCCATGCGACACAGACTGTGTAAACCAGTCCTGTCATCAAAGAACCGGAAACTGcttttcaaaaatcaatattacCAATAAATCGATCCTg ACAACTAGCGATACTGAGAAAATTGGGCCTAGCATTATTTTCATAGCTTGTGGTATCGTAGCGGCAGTTATCATTATAATAATTGCCATTGTTGCAATAGTTCTGTACAAGAG AACAAAAACTACTAGGGGAGAGCAGGAAGAAACAAAacgaagaaaagaaaagaaaaccgAGTCAACAACGAAGAATA cgtTTCCAAACTCCAGGTTATATTCGTCTCACACACGTGTAAACAATGACATAGAAGATAGTCTTGCTCAGCCTGAGTTTTCAAAATCACTTAGTACACACGGTGAAGACACAAAGAACTTTAGCCAGAGCATTGATCTAAGTGGTGAAGATGTCGATATTGGTGAAAAAATACACGATGAAAACCCGTATGGAGATTTGTATATAAATGAGAAACCAATACCCGATATTGCAGTAGATAACTTGGGAAATGTCATTGAGGAAAACTCAAGGAATGAAGACGactgttttaaaaagaattattcG ACTTTATTATATGGCGAGAGGTATCCCTGTGAGATAGGAAAACTTCCTGAAAATATCACAAAGAACAGATTCAAAACGACATTTCCCT gcCCAACTCAAAACACTGTTGGAGACTTTTGGTTAATGGTTTGGCAAGAACATGTTGAACAAATTGTCATGCTTACAAATCTGATGGAAGGACCAAAG tcaAAATGTTTCCAATATTGGCCAGATTTAGAAGAAACCATGGTCTGTGACATGTTCACATTACATACAGATACAGAGCGACACTATGCTTGTTACAGCATCCGTAAACTGCGATTGACATATAACGAGGAG CAGAATGAGAGTAGAACAATTACACAGTATCATTACACAGCCTGGCCGGATCACGGTACACCCGATCCGCTTTGTCTCTTGATGTTCCACAACCACGTAACAAGAACAAAATTAGGCCAGTTAAAAGTTCCAACTTTAGTCCACTGCAG TGCTGGAATTGGAAGAACAGGAACCTTTATAGCGATTGATGCTTTATACGAAGAGGGCCAACAAAAATCCAAAATTAACATTGCAGAATACGTGAGGAAAATGCGAGAAAAGAGAATGAATATGGTCCAAACTTAT GAACAATACAAGACAATATTTCTGACTCTGCACGAAATGTTTAAAGCCCCTGTTGACGTTCATACAAGAAATGACTACCTAAAATCACAATCGGCAAAAAGTAATTATCCTGCATATGTGTCATCATTACGAGAAGAGTTTCAG AGGCTTCTGTCGATTCGACATCAGTACTCAGAAAACGATTTCAAAATGGCATTGCAGTACAAATCATTATCAACGTCGATTCTCCCTC TTGACAAATACGTAGTGTTCTTGCCTTCAAGTGTTCCAAAACGTGGAAACTACATTAACGCAATATTCTTGCCC TCTTTAACCTGTCAGAACGCGTTTATCGCCACCCATTATCCGACCACAGGAGATTCTGTTGACTTTATACGACTGATTACCGATTATGAATCTAAAGTAGTTGTTTGCATGGATCCTCTCTGCCATGTAGAGTTC GCAAATGAGTGGCTACCGACTGCAACAGAATCTAAAACTGTGTCACCTTACACAATTAAACAACAACAAGAATTGCCAACGGGATTCAAATGCAGGAAACTTGAAATTTCCAAAGAAAAG TCCAGTGATGAAGTTTGGGTGGTTGAAATAATTGACCCAAATAGCATCCTTTCACAGGACAATCCTCAGACGACATCACAAATTCTTGGCTTAGTATCCTTTGTACAGAACGTTAAAGCAGACAACCCGGTCATTGTCGTCAGCAG GGATGGTGCCGCTCTGTGTGGCGTGTTCTGTGCTGTATACAACCTGATACAACAACTGACAATGGACGAGGAGATAGACGTGTTCTCTGTTGTCAGACTCCTACAAACTAGACGTCCTGAACTGTGCTCAACCTTG GATGATTACACCATGGTACACGACGCTTTGATGagatttttagataaaaacaagTGA